In the SAR324 cluster bacterium genome, AACCTCCCCACTACTGTTCCTCGCTCTCCGTCTGATTGCCCCACCTGGTAGCGACATCTTGCTCACCGATCCGGGTTATGCTTGTTATGACAACCTGATCTTGATGGCAGGTCTAAACCCAGTGAGAGTACCCTTGCATCTTGAAGATGGATTCCAGCTGAAGCCAGAAGTGGTCCAGCAGTGCCTCACGAAAAATACCAGGGCGATTTTACTGAACTCCCCCATGAATCCAACTGGAACAGTCCTAGACGAAGTTTCCATGCGTGCGATTGCAGAGCTTGGCTTGCCGGTTATCTCAGATGAAATTTACCTAGATCTAAGTTACGACGCAGCACCACTTTCGTATTTACGATTCTCAGAGAATGCCTTGATCCTTCATGGACTTTCAAAATCCTACGGGATGACAGGCTGGCGGATGGGGTATTTGATTCTACCCGACGAATGGATGCCGACGGCAATCCGGATGCACCAAAACCTGATGATTTCAGCGAACACCTTGATGCAGGAGGTGGCACTGGCTGTGCTGCAGGATGATGGTGGAGCACTAGAGAGAAATCAGCAGGAGTTCCGGCAACGTCGAGATATGTTTCTGCAAACACTCCGCAACCATGGGCTGGACCCAGGCTATGATCCAAGCGGAGCATTTTACGTGTTTTTCCGCTATCAAAAGGCAATGCCGTCGCTAGAGATGGCAATGCAGATTCTGGAAAAAACTGGTGTCGCTTTAACTCCCGGTAGTGATTTTGGTCCTGGAGGTGAAGGATTTTTGCGCTTCAGCTATGCCAATGACCTCAGTGTGCTGACAGAAGCTGTGAGACGCCTGGCTCAGAGT is a window encoding:
- a CDS encoding aminotransferase class I/II-fold pyridoxal phosphate-dependent enzyme; this encodes MSLPNHLDSITSFLAMEVFGRAQELEKQGHSILHLEFGEPDVSPPSVVGQRLQQVANQHFGYTNTCGIAELREAVAQRHTRLYQTPVRPEQVLISNGTSPLLFLALRLIAPPGSDILLTDPGYACYDNLILMAGLNPVRVPLHLEDGFQLKPEVVQQCLTKNTRAILLNSPMNPTGTVLDEVSMRAIAELGLPVISDEIYLDLSYDAAPLSYLRFSENALILHGLSKSYGMTGWRMGYLILPDEWMPTAIRMHQNLMISANTLMQEVALAVLQDDGGALERNQQEFRQRRDMFLQTLRNHGLDPGYDPSGAFYVFFRYQKAMPSLEMAMQILEKTGVALTPGSDFGPGGEGFLRFSYANDLSVLTEAVRRLAQSGLLSA